A stretch of DNA from Cellulomonas xiejunii:
TCGGCTCGCCGCTGTCGCGTGCGCTCGTCCCCGTGCCCGACGTGCCGGCGGCAGGGCGGCGGCGCCTCGTCGAGGCGGTCTACTCGACCGGCGCCGTCGCCACGTCCGCCGCCTTCGCAGCGGTTGCCGGCCTGGGTGCCGACGTCGAGGTGGTGTCGGCGACGGTCGAGCCGCTGGGCGGCGTGCGCATCGGGCGCCTCATCCTCGACACGCCCGAGGCCCTCACCGACGACGTCGTGGCACGGCTCAGGGCCGCCGGCCTCGACCCGCTGCCAGGACCCGCCGGCCAGGAGGAGGTGGCCTGATGGGCGAGCTGTGGAACGAGCTGGCGTCCAACCGCGTCATCACCGAGAAGCTGCCGGAGGCGACGCTCGAGACGCTGCAGATGGTCGGGCTCTCCGCGCTGATCACGCTGGTCGTCGGGCTGCCGCTCGGCCTGCTGCTGCGCTCGCTGTCCGCCGACGGCCTGCTGCCGCACCGCACCGCGGCGTCCGTGCTCGGCTTCGTCGTCAACGTGCTGCGCTCGCTGCCGTTCATCATCCTGGCGCTCGCGATCATCCCCGTGACGCGCGCGATCGTGGGCACGTCCCTCGGGTGGGAGGCGGCCGTCGTCCCGCTGAGCATCGGGACGATCCCCTTCTTCGCGCGGCTCGTGGAGACCGCGGTGCGCGACGTCGCCCCGGGCAAGGTCGAGGCCGCGCGGGTCATGGGCTCCACCACGCCGAAGATCCTTCGCGCCGTGCTCGTGCGCGAGGCCCTGCCGAGCATCGTCTCGGCGTTCACCGTCACCGTGATCACCCTCATCGGCTTCTCCGCGATGGTCGGCGCGATCGGCGGCGGCGGCCTCGGGTTCCTGGCGATCACCTACGGCTTCCAGCGCTTCGACCCGCCCGTGCTCTACACGTCCATCGTCGTCATCGTCGCGCTCGTCACGGTGGTCCAGCTGGTCGGCGACCTCGTCGCCCGCCGCCTCGACCACCGCTGAGCCGCCCGGCACCTGCGGCACCGTCCCACCCCGCCCCCGGGGGCACCACCCGAGAGGAACCACCATGAGAAGCACCGTCCGCACCGCAGCCGCCCTGACCGCCGCCGCCCTGCTGATGGCCGGCTGCTCGGCCGGCGGCTCCGACGAGGCGGGCGACGGCGGGACGACGCTGGTCGTGGGCGCGAGCCCCGTCCCGCACGCGGAGATCCTGCAGTACGTCGCCGACGAGCTCGCCCCGGACGCCGGGCTGGAGCTGGAGATCCGCGAGTTCACCGACTACGTCCTGCCCAACACGGCGCTGGCCGAGGGCGAGATCGACGCGAACTTCTTCCAGCACCTGCCCTACCTCGAGGCGCAGATCGCGGAGAACGGCTACGACTTCGACCACTTCGACGGCGTGCACATCGAGCCGTACGGGGTCTACTCCGAGTCGCTCGACTCGCTCGACGACATCCCCGAGGGCGGCACGATCGCCCTCACCAACGACCCGGGCAACCAGCCCCGTGCGCTGGACCTGCTGGTCGGGGCCGGGCTCATCGAGCTCGCCGAGACCGACGGCGACGCGACCCTGCTCGACATCGCCGAGAACCCGAGGAACCTTGAGTTCGTCGAGGCGGCGCCGGAGCAGCTCGTCGTGTCCCTGCAGGACGTCGACGCAGCCGTCATCAACGGCAACTACGCGCTGGAGGCAGGGCTCAACCCGGCCGAGGACGCGATCCTCCTCGAGGACGGCGCGGACAACCCGTACGCCAACCTCGTCGCCTTCCGCACCGAGGACGCCGACAGCGAGGCTCTCGCGACGCTCGACCAGCTGCTGCACTCCGACGAGGTGCGGGCCTTCATCGAGGAGCGCTGGCCGTCCGGGGAGATCATCCCCGCCTTCTGACCCGCCCCACCCCCGCCGAGCGCGGTCCGCGCTCGGCGGGGGTGGCGTCAGATCCGGAAGACACGCTCCGCGGTCCGGGCGAGCACGTCGCTCTGCTCGGCGGCCGTCAGCTCGCTCACCGCCGTGCGGTAGGCCTGCACGACGTCGGTGTAGCTCGAGTACAGCCGCTCGACCGGCCAGTTCGTACCCAGGAACACCCGGCGTGAGCCGAACGCCTCGATGCAGGCGAGCACCCACGGCCGTCGCGACCGCGGTGTCCAGCCCGGCTCGACCATGCCCAGGGAGGACACCTTGCACAGCGTGTTCGGCTCGGCGGCGAGCGCCCGGAGCATGCCCGTCCAGGCCGCCCACGTCTGCGGGCTGCGGTCCTGCGGCATCCCGGCCTGGTCGAGGACGAACGTCACCTCGGGGTGCGCGCGCACCAGGTCGAGCGCAAGTCCGGCGTGCTGCCACCCCACGGTGTGGAAGAAGAGCCCGCCCATGCGCCCCAGCGCGGCGTACCCCCGCCGGAACGCCGGGTCCGCGAACCGCGTCGCCGGGCCCATCTCCCGCACGCCGCGGAACACCGCGTGCCGTGCATGGTGCCCCAGCTGCTCCGCCGCGTCACGGGCCGCGAGATCGCACGTGACCACGGCCGCGTTCGGCCAGCCGGTCTCGTCCGCGAGCCGCTGCAGCCACGCGGTCTCGGCC
This window harbors:
- a CDS encoding MetQ/NlpA family ABC transporter substrate-binding protein, translating into MRSTVRTAAALTAAALLMAGCSAGGSDEAGDGGTTLVVGASPVPHAEILQYVADELAPDAGLELEIREFTDYVLPNTALAEGEIDANFFQHLPYLEAQIAENGYDFDHFDGVHIEPYGVYSESLDSLDDIPEGGTIALTNDPGNQPRALDLLVGAGLIELAETDGDATLLDIAENPRNLEFVEAAPEQLVVSLQDVDAAVINGNYALEAGLNPAEDAILLEDGADNPYANLVAFRTEDADSEALATLDQLLHSDEVRAFIEERWPSGEIIPAF
- a CDS encoding amidohydrolase family protein — encoded protein: MFVDTHVHLWDRRDRDLGYGWLDGDGFPYGDLVAVRAPRFSVPELRAEGRLAGLTKVVHMNAAFDAADPVAETAWLQRLADETGWPNAAVVTCDLAARDAAEQLGHHARHAVFRGVREMGPATRFADPAFRRGYAALGRMGGLFFHTVGWQHAGLALDLVRAHPEVTFVLDQAGMPQDRSPQTWAAWTGMLRALAAEPNTLCKVSSLGMVEPGWTPRSRRPWVLACIEAFGSRRVFLGTNWPVERLYSSYTDVVQAYRTAVSELTAAEQSDVLARTAERVFRI
- a CDS encoding methionine ABC transporter permease, which encodes MGELWNELASNRVITEKLPEATLETLQMVGLSALITLVVGLPLGLLLRSLSADGLLPHRTAASVLGFVVNVLRSLPFIILALAIIPVTRAIVGTSLGWEAAVVPLSIGTIPFFARLVETAVRDVAPGKVEAARVMGSTTPKILRAVLVREALPSIVSAFTVTVITLIGFSAMVGAIGGGGLGFLAITYGFQRFDPPVLYTSIVVIVALVTVVQLVGDLVARRLDHR